ATCGACATCGCACCTTTGGCGTCTGCCGGATAGGGTTCAACGCTGGGAATGTCCCCGTTTTGTTTCTAATATAAAAAATTATGGGAAGGATAATTTATGACGTATATGTTTACGTCATATATAACTATATAATATTGGGGGAAAGATACCTCGTCCGTTCTCTTCGGCATTTACTAAATGAATAAACGCCGAATTTTCTCTCTTTTTCCCTAAATTGGATCAGGAAATCCGATCTGATTCCCTGAAATATATCAAAAATTGTTATATAATTAAAAATGTAAGGGCTTTACTGCTCGAAAAAAGTCATGTTATAGTAACAAAAACTGTCTTTCGCACTAATAAAATCAAAAATAAATATGATTAAAAAAATATCAATATATTGATTTTAAGGAGGGACTGATGTGGACCAGTATACTCTTGCTCTTCGCTCGTTCCATGAATATCTCAAACGGGAGCGTAAGTTGTACCAACATTGGGAGATCATGAATACGACAAGAGAGGCAAAAACCTTCCGTCCGCCTATCGAGTCCTCCTGGCAACGATGTCTCTCCCAAAACATTGATCCGATGACTCAGGAAGCGCCTATTGTTTATACACGATACGAACTGAAAGGACAGCAAGAGAAACATCATGAGCTTCTACAATTGGTTCATCCGTATATGCAGGAACTATATGAACAGCTTGCGGAAGAAAACATTTTGATCATGCTGTCGGACGCTGCTGGCATTATTCTTGATGGCAAGGCCACCTCCAAGGCATGGTCAAAAGTTCAAAAGATACACTTTTTTCCTGGAGCCGATTGGTCGGAAGCAGGAGCAGGGACCAATGCCATTGGCACGGCCATTGCGGAAAAGAAGCCGGTTCAGGTGTTTGGCGCCGAACACTTTTGTCAAGGCTGGCATTCCTGGGTGTGCTCAGCAGCTCCTATTATCGATCCAGTCACCAATGTATTACTCGGTGTACTGGATATTAGTGGTATCAAAGACCGTGTTCAGGCTCACGGTTTACCTTTGGTCATCAGTCAGGTGCAAAAGATCCAGCGTGAACTCGGAAACCGCGTGATGAACCGGGAGCTTTCGGTTCTGCAAGGTATTGTGGATATATTCCAGGAACCTATCTTCATATTTGATTCATATTTGCGAATCGTAAGATGTAATGAGAAAGCCGGGTATATTTTACGGTTGTCACCCGGAGATTCGTTGAAGAAATTTCTGGATATCCCAAATGCCGATATTGAGCGTTTTCCTTTTTGGGGGCAGACATTCCCTCTTAAAGTAACAAAAGATGAAAACAATCCCATGTGGACTGCCACCCTTCACCCCTATCGCTTGGATCAGCGAATCATCGGAGGTGTGGCAGTTCTCAAGCGGATTACGTATCATTCAAGGGGAACGGTACAACGCACCTTGTACACGTTTGATCAAATTGTCACGCGAAGTCCTGTGATCCAACAACTGATTGAAGAAGCGAAAATGGCTGCTGCTGCGGATAAAACCTTGTTGATTACGGGCGAGACAGGAACAGGAAAGGAAGTGTTTGCCCAATCTGTACATGCCTACAGTTTTCGCAGTGGAAAAAAGTTTGTCGAGGTGAATTGCGGGGCGCTCCCAAAAGAGCTGATTGCCAGTGAGCTGTTCGGTTATACGCCAGGTGCGTTTACGGGTGCTTTGTCAAAAGGAAAACAGGGAAAATTTGTCGCTGCCGACGGAGGAACGCTTTTTCTTGATGAGATTGGTGAATTGCCGTTGGAAGCGCAGGCGTATCTGTTGCGCGTACTGGAAGAGAAAGCGGTGGTACCGCTTGGCAGTATCGATCCGATCCCGGTCGATGTTCGCATCATTGCAGCCACCAACCGAGATCTGGCCGAAGAGGTGAGGATGGGTCGGTTTCGAGAAGATTTATATTACCGCCTTCATGTTTTGACCATCCACATTCCCCCATTAAGAGAACGCAAGGAGGATATCCCCTTGCTGGTTGAGCATTTTTTGCACCGATGCGGAGGTGGCAAGGGATGGACAGTTGAAGGATCGGCAATGGACATATTGCTCCAATACGACTGGCCAGGAAATGTCCGGCAATTAAAGCATGTACTGGAACAGGCGATGTTTCGAGCAAAAGGTGGAATCATTACCCCGCACGATCTGCCGCCTTTGTTGCAAACGAAGTTTCGTACTGTACCGTCTTCATCGACGCATCCCCAATCATTTCCTTTCCTGTCGCCTTCGAAACGACCAAGACCGGCGTTGACACGTGAGCTTCTTGAACGGACATTGAAGCAGGTCGATGACAATGTGGCAGAAACTGCGCGTCTTTTGAACGTGTCACGAATGACCGTTTATCGAAAGATGAAGGAATTTGGCATTAAAAGATCATAAATTGGGTAGTTTATCGAAAAATCAACATTGTCACTTGTTACGTCACCAGAATTGTCACATGTGATATGGATGTGACGGATGGGTGACGTTTTTTGTTGTTTTTTGCCCAAAAGAGGCTTCTTTTTTGTTGGGTTTCATTTGGCACAGGACTTGCTTTATTACAGGTTGCCATCTGTAAATACAGGTTAGTGATCAAATTGGAGATTGGAGGGTTTGGTTGATGTCGGCAGCAGGGTACAGACCAAGAATTTTGGCGATCGATGCCGGAGGAACAATGACCGATACGATTCTTGTCAATGAAAGGGGTGAATTTGTCGTCGGCAAGGCGCAATCTACGCCCGAAGATGAATCGATAGGGTTTATCAATTCACTTCGGGACGCGTTGCACTACTGGAACATGACGTTGGAGGAAGGGGTGCCGCAACTGGTTTCTGGCATCTATTCAGGTACCGCCATGTTGAACCGTCTTTTGGAGAGAAAAGGCCAGAAACTGGGCATATTGGTCACGGCCGGTTTTGAAGACTATCTTCGAATGGAGCGAGGCCTTCAGACGTATTTGGGTTATTCTTATTCCGATCGTTTGCATTTGGTCACTCATGTCCATAACAAACCTCTGGTGCCGCGTGAACGGATTTTTGGCATTCGCGGCCGAATCGACCCGTTCGGTGAAGAACAGATTCCATTGTACGAAAACGAGATTCGTGAGGCGGTGAAGCGCCTCGTCGAAGAACGTGTGGATGCCATTTGCGTCAACTTCTTGCATTCCTATGTCAACCCATCCCATGAGCAGCGGGCAAAACAGATTGCACTTGAAGTGATGGAGGAACTAGGCATATCGATTCCGATGTTTTTATCTTCTGAACTGTATCCGGTTTCTCAGGATTTTGCCCGCTTGAACACCGTGTTGGTCGAGGCGTATGCCGCAGAGCCATCACGGGGGCAATTTCAGCGTATTACCAACAAGCTCCGGCAACTGGGTGCTGGTTTTGAACTTCGCGTCATGGCGTCCCATGGCGGTACGATTTCCACTGAGGCAAAGGAATTGGCCCGTACACTGGTTTCCGGTCCAATTGGCGGTGTGGTTGGTGCGCAATATTTGGCCAACCAGCTGGGATTCAGCAATGTGGTTTGTTCCGACATCGGGGGGACCAGCTTTGATTTGGCCATGATCACAGGAGGAAAGTTTTCGATCAAAACACAGCCGGATATGGCCCGTTTTGTCTTGAAACTGCCATTGGTTGAAATTGATTCGGTTGGTGCTGGAACGGGTTCGTTTGTCCGGCTTACTCCAACATCCAAGCGGATTGAAATTGGTCCAGACAGCGCCGGTTACCGGATCGGGGTTTCCAACCCGGAAAGCGGGATCACCACAGTTACAATCAACGATTGCAATGTGGTGCTGGGCTATCTTAACCCCGACAATTTTCTCGGCGGCGATGTGAAATTGGACGTCCAACGGGCTTATGAAGCGATCAAGGAGCAGATCGCCGATCCATTGGGATTGGATGTATATGAGGCAGCAGAAGGGATCATTAATCTTTTTCAAGATCATCTGAGAAACGAGGTCATTTCTCGGGTTCTGGGGAAAGGGTATTCACCTGAAAACTATCGCTTGATGTCTTATGGTGGTGGCGGACCGGTTCACGTTGCAGGTTATACGGCGGGATTAAACTTTGAGGATATTTTGGTTCCATCCTGGGCTGCCGGTTTTTCTGCTTACGGGTGTGCTTGTGCTGAATACGAGTATCGTGCCGACAAGACGGTACAGGTATCCATTGCCAACGCTTATGCCGATTTGACCGTTTTTGCGGCAACCATTAACCAGGCCTGGGAAGAACTGAAAGAGCGAGTAAGTAGCGAATTTGCCAAGAGTGGTGTCCGGAAAGAGGAGATTGAGTTTCGTTATCATTTGCGTGTCCAGTATGTTG
The nucleotide sequence above comes from Bacillus thermozeamaize. Encoded proteins:
- a CDS encoding acetone carboxylase subunit beta; amino-acid sequence: MMSAAGYRPRILAIDAGGTMTDTILVNERGEFVVGKAQSTPEDESIGFINSLRDALHYWNMTLEEGVPQLVSGIYSGTAMLNRLLERKGQKLGILVTAGFEDYLRMERGLQTYLGYSYSDRLHLVTHVHNKPLVPRERIFGIRGRIDPFGEEQIPLYENEIREAVKRLVEERVDAICVNFLHSYVNPSHEQRAKQIALEVMEELGISIPMFLSSELYPVSQDFARLNTVLVEAYAAEPSRGQFQRITNKLRQLGAGFELRVMASHGGTISTEAKELARTLVSGPIGGVVGAQYLANQLGFSNVVCSDIGGTSFDLAMITGGKFSIKTQPDMARFVLKLPLVEIDSVGAGTGSFVRLTPTSKRIEIGPDSAGYRIGVSNPESGITTVTINDCNVVLGYLNPDNFLGGDVKLDVQRAYEAIKEQIADPLGLDVYEAAEGIINLFQDHLRNEVISRVLGKGYSPENYRLMSYGGGGPVHVAGYTAGLNFEDILVPSWAAGFSAYGCACAEYEYRADKTVQVSIANAYADLTVFAATINQAWEELKERVSSEFAKSGVRKEEIEFRYHLRVQYVGQLNDVEIQVPFDRVATSEHVQTIIDLFEEDYSKMYSRSARSPELGYLVTTAIITGVVDSEKPNLPEEPLGPEEPDVRFQQTRQVYYKGSWTEAKVYQMEHLKPGNRIRGFAVLESPNTTFVVPTGYETYLDQHRIFHLKPLV